The DNA sequence TCAGACGGCTGATCAGCTTGTCCGGAAGTGGACAGGTGTTGACAGCACCCTTGACTGTCTCGTGAGCCGCTGCCCAAGGTGGCCCGGTTCGACCGAGCGCGCGACAAGGTTGTCATTCACCCTCTGGTCGCGCTGATGTGGTGGAGAGGCGATGGCGATGGCGCGAGCGCGCTGGAGAGCCGGTTCGATCTTGTTAGCCCTGGCGGTGACGGCTGCGGTGGCTCCCGCGATGCCCGCCGCGGCGGCCCCCGCGACCGATTTCGCGAAGTGGGTCAACCCCTTCGTCGGCACCCGCCCCGGCGGCGAGGACCACGGCACCGGCGGTGGCGCCGGCAACACGTTCCCGGGCGCGGTCGCGCCGTTCGGCATGGTCCAGTGGAGCCCGGACACCGTGAAGTCCCAGCCCGGCGGGTACTTCTACGACGACAACGCGCTCAACGGCTTCAGCCTGACGCACCTGTCGGGTGCGGGCTGTTCGACCTATCAGGACATTCCGTTCATTCCGTACGTCGGTGAGGTGTCGTCGTCCCCGGCGACCGATCCCGGGCACTACACGTCGAAGTTCTCGCACGCCAACGAGCACGCGACGGCCGGCGCCTACGACGTCACCCTCGACAGCGGCGCCAAGGTCGAGCTGAGCGCGACCCAGCGCACCGGCTCCGCGCGGCTGACCTACCCGGCCGGCGCGTCCTCGACGCTGCTGGTCAACACCTCCGGCTCGGTCAACGGCACCGACGACGCGTCGATCACCATCGGCAAGGACACCATCAGCGGCTGGGCCACCAGCGGCCGCTTCTGCGGCGCGCAGAACAGCTACCGCGTCTACTTCTCGGCCAAGTTCGACACGCCGTTCGAGTCGATCGGCACTTGGAAGAACGGCGCCGTGACGCCCGGTAAGTCCGCCGAAACCGGTGGCGCCAAGGCGAAGGTCGCGCAGCCCAACGGCGTCAACGCCTCGATCGCGCGCCCGGCCAAGGCCAAGCAGCAGGACACCACCGTGTCCGGCCCGGGCAGCGGCGGGTACGTCACCTTCGCCAACCTCAACGGCGCGCAGGTGAACGTCCAGGTCGGACTGTCCTTTGTGTCCGTCGACGGCGCGAAGGCCAACCTCAAGACCGAGAACACCAAGAAGTCGTTCGACACTGTGGCCGCGGCCGCGCGCAAGGCGTGGAACGACCAGCTCGGCAAGATCGCCGTCTCCGGTGGCTCGGACGCCGATATGACGACGTTCTACACCTCGCTGTACCACTCGCTGATCCAGCCGAACGTCTTCTCCGATGTGGACGGTCAGTACCCGGGCTTCGACGGGCGGATCCACAAGGCCGACAAGGGCCACGCGATGTACACGAACTTCTCCGGCTGGGACATCTACCGCTCGGAGGTCCCGCTCCTGGCGACGATCGACCCGAAGGAGACCTCGGACATCGTCCGGTCGATGATGGCCTACGCTGAGCAGGGCGGGTCGTGGGACCGCTGGACGGTGGCCAACGACTACACCGGCGTGATGAACGGCGACCCGTACCACATCATCGTCTCCAGCGCGTACGCGTTCGGCGCGCGTGACTTCGACGCCCAGAAGGCGTTGCTGCTCATGATCAAGGGCGCTACCCAGCCGACGCAGGGTTACACCGAGCGGCCGGGCCTGGAGGACTACCAGAAGCTCGGCTACGTGCCGGGCGCCGGCGCGGACACGCTCGAGTACACCAGCGCCGACTTCTCCATCGCCGAGTTCGCCAAGCGGCTCGGGGACAACGCGACATACACGACGTTCATGAAGCGCGCGCAGAACTGGCAGAACCTCTACAACCCGGGCACCGGTCACCTGCAGCCGCGCAACGCGGACGGCTCGTTCGCCGGCACCTACGACCCCGCCAGCTCGCAGGGCTGGGTCGAGGGCAACGGCGCGCAGTACGAGTGGATGGTGCCCTACGACCTCGGCGGCGTCGTGACGGCGTTCGGCGGTCCCGCGGCGACGCAGTCCCGGCTGGACACCTTCTTCACGAAGCTGAACGCGGGCACGCAGGAGCCGTACGCCTTCATGGGCAACGAGCCGAACTCCAACGCGCCGTACGTCTACTCCTACGCGGGCGCTCCGGCCAAGACCCAGTCGATCGTGCACCGCTCGATGGACGAGCTGTACAACCCGAATCCCGAAGGGCTGATCGGCAACGACGACCTCGGCCAGATGTCGGCCTGGTACGTCTGGTCCGCGCTGGGCATCTACCCGGAGATCCCGGGCCGCGCCGAGACGCTGCTCGTCACCCCGCGCTTCGAGCACACCGTGCTCACCACCGGCGCGGGCAAGAAGATCACGATCAACGCGCCGGGCACCGGTGACTACGTGGGCAGCCTGAAGGTCAACGGTGGCGCGGCTTCGAAGGCGTGGCTGCCGGAGGCGCTCATCACCAGCGGCGGCACGCTCGACTACACCCGCTCCGCCACGGCCACCTCGTGGGGCAGCGCCGCGGCCGACGCGCCGCCGTCGTTCCGCGAGCAGGAGAAGCCGAGCCTGTCCTTTGTGGACCCGGCCCGCGCGGTGACCCCCGCGGGGTCGACGTCTCAGGCCTCGGTGGGCGTCCAGGACCTCTCCGGCACCGCCCGGACCTGGACCTACAGCGCGGGCAGCGTCGACGGGATCACGCTGACCCCGGCGTCGGGCAGCATCGCCGTCCCGGCGGGCGGCAAGGCGCACGCCGACCTGACGGTTTCGGTGCCGGCGGGGCTGGCCGACGGCGCCCGCCGCATCCCGGTGACGTTCTCGTCGCCGGGGGTGGCTTCGACGCAAGCGGTGCTCACGGTGCTGGTCGCGCAGCCGAACAGCTGGCTGGCCACGGTGAACAACGCGGGCATCTCGCCGGACTCCGACTCGTCGGCGGCCAACTTCGACGGCGGCGGCTGGAGCTACTCGGCCGACGCGCTGGCCGCGGCCGGCGCCACCCCGGGCGGCACGGTGACCAGTGACGGCATCAAGTTCACCTGGCCGTCGTTCCCGGCCGGCGACCCCGACAACGCGGTCGCGAACGGCCAGACGGTCAACGTCACCGGCACGGGCACCCGGCTCGCGCTGCTCGGCGCCGGCTCGAACGGCAACGCGCAGGGCACGCTGACCATCACCTACACCGACGGCAGCAAGTCGACCGCCACGATCGGGACGTCCGACTGGACGCTCGGCGGCGGCGGCGCGCAGCCGTCGTTCGGCAACCGGATCGTGCTGTCGACGCCGTACCGCAACGCCGCGGGCAGCGACCCGCAGCAGATCCGCACGATGATCTTCGGCACGGCGCCGATCACCCTCGACGCGGGCAAGACGGTGGCCAGCGTGACGCTGCCGTCCAACGTCAGCGGCGGCGTGCTGCACGTCTTCGCCATCGCCATCGGTTAGCAGTTGTTGTTGTCCGTGAAGGCCTCCTTACCGGCTCTTATGGCCGGTAAGGAGGCCTTCACGGCTTTCGTCGTTTCAGGGAGGAAGCTCGATGAGGAGCAAGGTCCTGGCGGGTGCGCTGACGCTCGCCGTCGTGGCGACGGGGGTGAGCCCTGTCGTCGCGGAAGCGGCCGGCGGGGACGCGCTCGACGCCGTCAACACGTTCATCGGCACGCAGGACGAGGGCAACACGTTCCCCGGCGCGTCGGCGCCGTTCGGGATGACGCAGGTCAGCCCCATCACCTCGCACTACGCCGGCTACCGCTACACCGACACCGCGATCCGCGGCTTCGGCCACTTCTTCCTGTCGGGCGCAGGCTGCTGGGAGCAGGGCGGCCTGGTCTCGACGCTGCCGACGACCGGCGAGATCGGGCCTGGCAAAGCGTTCGACACGACCAAGCCGGCGACCTTCGACCAGACGAAGTACGCGGCGCCGTTCACCCACGACGGCGAGGTCGGCAAGCCCGGCTACTACAAGGTCCACCTGACCGGCTACGGCGGTGTCGACGTCGAGACGACCGCGGCGACCCGGGCCGGCGCCGAGCGGTACACCTTCACGAAACCCGGTGACAACAACGTCTTCGTCAACGTCGGGCAGGCCAACGACAAGGAACCGGTGACCGGCAGCAGCATCCGCGTCGTCGACGACCGGACCGTCGAAGGCACCGTGGAGTCGCAGGCGTTCTGCGGCGGCAAGTCCTACACGACGTACTTCACGACGAAGTTCGACAAGCCGTTCAAGGCGTCCGGCACGTGGTCGCCGACCGGCGGCACTCCCGGCAGCAAGGAGTCGAGCGGTGGCGCGGGCCTGCGCGGCGCGTGGCTGACGTTCGGCGGCTCGAGCCAGGTCACCGCGACCACCGCGATCTCCCAGGTGGACGCGCAGGGCGCGCGGGGCAACCTGGCCGCCGAGCACATCCGGTCGTTCGACGCGGCGAAGGCCGACGCCCAGCGCACCTGGCGGCGGGAACTGTCCAGTGTGGACATCAAGGGCGGCACGACCGACGACCGGACCGTGTTCTACACCTCGCTCTACCACACGCTGCTGCAGCCGCTGACCGCCAACGACGCGGACGGCCGCTACTACGGCTTCGACAAGAAGGTCCACCGCGCGGTCGGCTGGACGTACTACGACTTCTTCTCCCTGTGGGACACCTACCGCACGCAGAACCAGCTCCTGGCGCTGCTGCGGCCGGACCGCGCGAAGGATATCGCCAAGAGCATCCTGGCCATCCACGACCAGGGTGGCTGGCTGCCGCGGTGGGCGTACGCCAGCCAGGAGACGAACACGATGACCGGTGACCCGGTCACGCCGTTCCTGGTGGACCTCTGGCGGTTCGGCGCGCTGTCGGGCAACGAGATGCGTGCCTACCAGGCGTTGCTGCAGAACTCGACGCGAATCCCGCCCGCGTCGTCGTCGTTCCAGGGCCGCTCGGGCAACGCGAGCTACCAGCAGGACGGGTTCGTCCAGTACGACCCGGACTTCCCGAAGAAGGGGCAGGACACCGACCCGAACCACGGCGCGTCGGCCACCCTCGAGTACGCGCTCGGCGACTGCTCCCTGTCGGTCATGGCGGCGGCGCTCGGCAAGAAGTCCGACGCGGCGGCGCTGTCGGAGCAGGCCCGGACCTACCGGACGCTCTGGGACGCGTCGCAGACCGACCGCGGCTTCACCGGCTTCTTCCGGCCGAAGGTCGCGGGCGGTGACTGGTTCACCCCCGCCACCGGGCCGTACAGCCCGCAGAGCCAGGACGGCTTCCACGAGGGCACGGCCTGGCAGTACCAGTGGCTGGTCCAGCAGGACGTCCCCGGCCTGGTCCAGCGGATGGGCGGCCCGGCGGCCACCGGCAAGCGCCTGGACGACTTCTTCGCCTACGACGAGCTGGTGAAGGACCCGGCGGCGGCCGTCCGCGAGAACTGGGTGGTCGGCCCGTACGACTACTACGACCAGTTCCGCTACAACCCGAACAACGAGCCCGACCTGCACTCGCCGTGGATGTACGCGCTCACCGGGCAGCCGGCGAAGACGTCCGGGGTCGTGCGGGCCGCGCACACGCTGTTCACGAACGCGCCCAACGGCGTCACCGGCAACGACGACCTCGGCACGATGTCGGCCTGGTACGTCTTCAGCGCGCTCGGGCTCTACCCGGCCGTCCCAGGGACTGGGAACTTCGTGCTCAACGCGCCGCGGTTCGAGCGGTCCGTGCTGCACCTGGAGAACGGGCGCGACGTCACCATCAAGGCGCGCGGCGCCGACGGCTCGAAGCTGCAGTACATCTCGGGCCTCGAGGTCGGCTCGAAGCGCAGTGACAAGGTTTACGTCGGTTTCGAGCAGCTGAAGAGTGGCACGACGCTGGACTTCGGTCTCACCACGGATGCCGCGAAGGCGACGTGGGGCACTTCGCCGTCCGCAGCACCGATTTCCCCGTGTTCTGACTAGATAGCGCCGCTCACGAACGTGGTCCGGACCACAATGGACCGGTGCCCGGGCCACGTTCGTGAGCAGGGTCACGGGCCCCGGTGTTCCGGTGAGCGCCGTCACGCCTCACACTGGGTACCAGCACGTCCGACAACGCCGTTGACGTCCGAGGCAGTCCGCTTTGGATGGTGTGTCGGGCGGCTTTTCTGTGTCAGGACCAAAGTGGTGAGACCCCACAGGAGGAAGAAGTGTCCAGCAAGGCCGCTCTAGTGTTCCGCGTGGCCGCAGTCGCCGAAGCCCTTTCCTGGGCCGCGCTGCTTGTCGGGATGTTCCTCAAGTACGTCGTGCACTCCTCCGGTGAGGGCGGCGTGCCCGTCATCGGCATGGTGCACGGCGTGATCTTCGTCCTGTACGTGGTCGTCTCCCTGTCCGTGGCGAAGCCGCTCGGCTGGCGCCCGAAGACGCTGGTCCTCGCGCTGCTCGCGAGCATCCCGCCGCTGTTCACCTGGCTGTTCGAGAAGTGGGCGCTGCGCAACGGCAAGCTCGACGGCCCGCAGCGGCTGACCCACGGCGGTGTCGGCCTGTTCCAGGTGCGGGAGCCCGTCGCCGCCTGATTCCCAGTACGTGAGAAAGGCCCGCGTCGTCGACGCGGGCCTTTCTCGTATCCGAACGGCTACTCGGTGAAGTCCCCGGTCGCGCGGCGGACCTTCGTCAGCAGGTCGGTGAGCTGCTCGGTCTGGCGTTCGGTCAGTCCGTTGAGCCCGAAGTCGATCTCGGTGACCGCCGCGGTCGCCGTCTCGCGGCGCTTGCGGCCCTCGTCGGTGATCTCCACCAGCGTCGTGCGGCGGTCGGTCGGGTGCGGGACGCGCTTCACGAGCCCGTCGCGCTCCAGCCGGTCGACTATGTTGGTGACACTGGTGGGGTGCAGCTGGAGCCGCTCGCCCATCACCCGCATCGGCAGGCTGGCGCTGCGGGCGAAGGTGAGCAGCACCAGCGCTTCGTACCGGGCGAAGGTCAGGCCGTGCGGCTTGAGCGCGCCGTCCACCGCGGACTGGATGATCTGCTGGACCCGCATCACGCCGGTGACCGCGGCCATGGTGCCGGAGGGCCCGATCCGGGCCTCCCAAAGCTGTGCCGCGCGGGCGATCGGGTCGAACGGCAGCGGACGGTTCATGACACGCGAAGTTACCAGCGGGTACCGGCGCGTGTCGCCCGACCGGCGGAAAGAGCACCGAAGAAGGGACTTCCGAGCATGATCGTCGCGTTCAGTGTCAGCCCGGCCGGCGGGGATCCCGACGGCGGAGTCAGCGAAGCCGTCGCCCGCGCGGTGAAGGTGGTCCGCGAGTCCGGGCTGCCCAACTCGACCAACGCCATGTTCACCAACGTCGAAGGCGAGTGGGACGAGGTGATGGACGTCGTCAAGCGCGCGGTCGAGGCCGCGGGGGCGGGCTCGGCGCGCGTCGGGCTCGTCCTGAAGGCCGACATCCGGCCCGGCTTCGAAGGCCAGCTCGAGGCCAAGGTGGACCGGATCGAAGCCCACCTCCGCGACGGCTCGTGAGTGTTCAGGGCGGTTCTAACCGCCCTAAACACTCACGACGGGCTTACGGGAGGGGCGGGGTGAAGGCGACCGTCCAGCGGCCTTCGTCGGTCGTCACCGTCAGCGGGTAGCTGAACGGCCGGCCGTCGGCGAGGACACCCTCGACCGTCGCGCGGGTCGGCTCGCGCTCGTCCGGGGCCAGGCCGACCGTGACGCTGTGGACGCCGTTGCCGGCCAGGACCGCGACGTAGTCCTTGGCGAAGTCGTCCGCGCCGGAGCCGGGGTAGTCGAGCAGGCCGGCGAGGGCGTCCGAATCGTGCGCGGCGAGCGCCGTGGCCAGGCGGTCGCGCAGCTCGGCGGGGGAGGCCGCGCCCGGGTCCGGCTGGTGCACGATCAGCAGCGTCACCGCGCCGATCCAGGTGACGGCGGCGGCGATCGACAGCCCCACTTTGACGTCCCGCCGGATGTGCACGCGGCCGAGCCTGCCCCAGCCACGGCGTCCTGCCAAGCGGACGTGCCGGGCACCCGGTGAAACACTCCGGCGCGCGTGCCAGGATGGAACCGTGACACAACCACGCGGATCTGCAGCGAAGTCAGCGGCCCTGTCCGCCGCCCTGTCCGGCGCGGTCGACCTGTCCGCGCTCAAGGCCCGTGCCGAAACGGCGCGCCGGCCGCCGGCCCCGCCCGCGAGCGGCCCCGGCCCGGAGGGTGACGCACCCCCGCCCGCCCCGTCGTCCGGGGCCGTGATCGATGTCACCGAGGCGACGTTCCAGACCGACGTCGTGGAGCGGTCCCTGCACCAGCTGGTGATCGTCGACCTGTGGGCCGAGTGGTGCGGCCCGTGCAAGCAGCTGTCCCCGGTGCTGGAGCGGCTGGCCGGCGAGTCCGGCGGCGCCTGGATCGTCGCGAAGGTCGACGTCGACGCCAACCCGCGGATCGCGCAGCTGTTCGGTGCGCAGTCGATCCCGACGATCGTCGCCATCGGCGGCGGCCAGCCGGTGGACGCGTTCTCCGGCGCGCTGCCCGAGCCCGAGATCCGCAAGTGGATCAACGCGCTGCTCGACGCCCTGCGCGACAAGCTGCCGGCGATCCGCGAGGCGGAGGCCAACGGCGGCGGCCCGGTCGAGGAGCCGGAGGACCCGCGCTTCACCGAGGCGGAGGAGGCCTTCGAGCGGGGCGACTTCGCCGCCGCGCAGGCCGCCTACGAGCGCATCCTCGACGTCGAACCGGCCAACGAGCTGGCGAAGAACGCCCTGGCCCAGGTCAAGTTCACGGCCCGCGCGGAGGCCGCGGACCCGGACGCCCGCACGAAGGCCGACGCCGACCCGGCCGACCTGGACGCCCAGCTCGCGGCGGCCGACCTGGACATCGCGGAGAACGACGTCGAGGCGAGCTTCAAGCGCCTGATCGACGTGGTCCGCCGCACCGCGGGCGACGACCGCAACAAGGCCCGCGAGCACCTGGTGGCGTTGTTCGACCTCTTCGACCCGGCCGACGACCGCGTCATGAAGGCACGCCGCGACCTGGCTTCCGCCCTCTTCTGAGCCGATGCCGTGAGGGGCACCCTCCTGGCTCTTATGTTCCTGAGGGTGCCCCTCACGGCGTTTGGCTTGAGCGTGACGCGAGAAGGCCCCCACCGCGCGGTGGGGGCCTTTCGCGCGCGTGGTGGCCGTCGCGGAGAGGTGTGCGAGTGGTCTGTTCGTGCCGGTGGGGGCGCGAGTGGACCGTTCGTGCCCTCACGTGATGAGCGCGAAAGGACCGTTCGTACCGCAACGAGCGCGAGCGGCCCGTTCGTGTCGAAACCCACTGGCCTGGACACGAAAGCCCACCTCGCGGTGCGGAGTCCTTCGTACGCGGTGGCCGGGCGCGAGGCGGCCGTCGCGTAGGTGCGCGCGAGTGGTCCGGTCCGTTCGGGCAGGTGCGTGAGAGATCTGTTCGTTCCGGTTGGGGGGCGAGTGGGCCGTTCGTGCCGGTGGGGGCGCGAGTGGACCGTTCGTGCCCTCGCGTGACGAGCGTGAAAGGACCGTTCACGCCGAAACAAGCGCGAGTGGCCCGTTCGCGCCTGAACCCACTGGCCCCGGACACGAAAAGGCCCCCACCTCCCAGTGGGGGCCTCTCGCGCGTAGCCGGAGATCAGCCGTACTGCTTCGAGCAGACCGACGAGCCTTCGAGATACCCGCGACGCAGCGACTCGACCCGGTCGAAACCGCTGTCCGGGCGCTTGCCGTTGACGTCCGCCGAGACCAGGCTCTCCGGCTGCAGCAGGTCCGCGATCGCCTCGTCGAGGTCGCCCGCCGACAGGCGCAGGTCGCCCGGGCGGTTCGTGAACGCCGCCCACGCTCCCACCAGGCACGACGTGCGCAGGCCGGCGTTCGGGTTGTCGATCGACGCGCCGACGCCCTTCTGGATGCCCAGCGCGTACCGGGACGCGACCTCGGAGAACGCGGCGAAGTCGCCCATGCCGCCCGGGTCCTCGCCCTTCATCTCGGCCTCACGGTCGATCGGCTGGGCCAGTTCGGCCAGCTTGGCCAGGTCGATGCTCACCGTGTTGTCGTCCGGGCAGTAGGACGCCGGGGCCGTCGTCGAGCAGCTGCCGCCGTCGTTGATCTCCGGCGCCGCGACGCCCGCGCCCTTGAAGGCCTCGTCGAGGCTCTTCTTCAGCAGCTCGACGGCCTGGTCGTTGAACTTCGCGTCGCCCTTGCCCTTGTCGCCCTTGTCGAACGGGCGCTCGGTGAGCCGGGCCTTGACGTTGTCGGTGTTCATCGCCGCGCACTCCTTCGGGCCCTTCTCGAACCCGGCCTGGAACGCGAACGTGCGGTCGAACGCGGTGCCGTGCGCGCCGCGGTCGGCGGCGCTGGTGCCCGCCTGGTCGCGGATCAGGAACATCGACGCCATCACCTGGTTCAGGCCCTCGGACGTCGACACCTGGTAGTACTTGCTCTTGTTCTCGGCGACCCAGCGGAAGTAGCCGCCGGCGAAGCAGTCGGCCTGTTGCTCCTTCACCACGGTCGGGGTGCTCTTGGTGATCCCGGCCTTGTCGCCGAGGCGGTACTGGACGGCGTGGCCGAACTCGTGCGCGAGCACGACGACCACCGACATCGGGCCGAACCGCTTGCGCAGCATCGGCAGCAGCACGCCGCGGTCCCACGCCACCGAGTCGTCGGTCGGGCAGTAGAACGCGTTCACGAGCTTCTTGACGCTGCCGCAGCCGGTTTCCTCGGTGTCGGTGTTCGCGTCGTACGACAGCAGCGACTTCACCGGCTCGAACTGCACGCCGAAGTCCGACGGCAGCATCTCGCCCCAGTACGTCTGGACGTCGTCGATCGCGGCGGTGGCGAGCTTGTCGTCCTCACCGCCGTCGGCGTTGCGGACGTCGAGGCTCGGTGTCGGCGCGTCGGACTTGAGGCCGCTTTCGAAGTGCGTCACCGGCAGCCCGGCGACCGAGCCGGCGCCGGTGTCCGCGACCGGCCCGGAGCCACCGCTCTTGCCGCTGCACCCGCTCACGGCGACCGCCGCGATCGCGAGCAAGGCGACCAGCCCGCGTCCCCCTCGGATCATCTTCACTCGTTCCACTCCCACCACGCCCGTACCCGACGAGCAGGACCATACCCAGGGCTAACAGGGCGTGTGCGCGTAATCCCCGAAGTACTCCCCGAGCAGCGCGCGGGGCGGCCCGATATCGTCGCTGTCCATGCGTGCAGTCCGCCGGTTCACCGTTCGCGCCAGCCTCCCGAAGTCCCTTTCCGGCCTCGGCGCGCTGGCCACCAACCTGCGCTGGACGTGGCACCCGCCGACGCGCGACCTCTTCGCGTCGATGGACGCCGAGCTGTTCAACGCCGTGCGCGACCCGCTGCGGATGCTCACCGCGCTGCCGCCGGCCCGCCTCGACGAGCTCGCGGTCGAC is a window from the Amycolatopsis sp. NBC_00355 genome containing:
- a CDS encoding MarR family winged helix-turn-helix transcriptional regulator, whose amino-acid sequence is MNRPLPFDPIARAAQLWEARIGPSGTMAAVTGVMRVQQIIQSAVDGALKPHGLTFARYEALVLLTFARSASLPMRVMGERLQLHPTSVTNIVDRLERDGLVKRVPHPTDRRTTLVEITDEGRKRRETATAAVTEIDFGLNGLTERQTEQLTDLLTKVRRATGDFTE
- a CDS encoding tetratricopeptide repeat protein; its protein translation is MTQPRGSAAKSAALSAALSGAVDLSALKARAETARRPPAPPASGPGPEGDAPPPAPSSGAVIDVTEATFQTDVVERSLHQLVIVDLWAEWCGPCKQLSPVLERLAGESGGAWIVAKVDVDANPRIAQLFGAQSIPTIVAIGGGQPVDAFSGALPEPEIRKWINALLDALRDKLPAIREAEANGGGPVEEPEDPRFTEAEEAFERGDFAAAQAAYERILDVEPANELAKNALAQVKFTARAEAADPDARTKADADPADLDAQLAAADLDIAENDVEASFKRLIDVVRRTAGDDRNKAREHLVALFDLFDPADDRVMKARRDLASALF
- a CDS encoding DUF3817 domain-containing protein, encoding MSSKAALVFRVAAVAEALSWAALLVGMFLKYVVHSSGEGGVPVIGMVHGVIFVLYVVVSLSVAKPLGWRPKTLVLALLASIPPLFTWLFEKWALRNGKLDGPQRLTHGGVGLFQVREPVAA
- a CDS encoding thiamine-binding protein produces the protein MIVAFSVSPAGGDPDGGVSEAVARAVKVVRESGLPNSTNAMFTNVEGEWDEVMDVVKRAVEAAGAGSARVGLVLKADIRPGFEGQLEAKVDRIEAHLRDGS
- a CDS encoding GH92 family glycosyl hydrolase, producing MARARWRAGSILLALAVTAAVAPAMPAAAAPATDFAKWVNPFVGTRPGGEDHGTGGGAGNTFPGAVAPFGMVQWSPDTVKSQPGGYFYDDNALNGFSLTHLSGAGCSTYQDIPFIPYVGEVSSSPATDPGHYTSKFSHANEHATAGAYDVTLDSGAKVELSATQRTGSARLTYPAGASSTLLVNTSGSVNGTDDASITIGKDTISGWATSGRFCGAQNSYRVYFSAKFDTPFESIGTWKNGAVTPGKSAETGGAKAKVAQPNGVNASIARPAKAKQQDTTVSGPGSGGYVTFANLNGAQVNVQVGLSFVSVDGAKANLKTENTKKSFDTVAAAARKAWNDQLGKIAVSGGSDADMTTFYTSLYHSLIQPNVFSDVDGQYPGFDGRIHKADKGHAMYTNFSGWDIYRSEVPLLATIDPKETSDIVRSMMAYAEQGGSWDRWTVANDYTGVMNGDPYHIIVSSAYAFGARDFDAQKALLLMIKGATQPTQGYTERPGLEDYQKLGYVPGAGADTLEYTSADFSIAEFAKRLGDNATYTTFMKRAQNWQNLYNPGTGHLQPRNADGSFAGTYDPASSQGWVEGNGAQYEWMVPYDLGGVVTAFGGPAATQSRLDTFFTKLNAGTQEPYAFMGNEPNSNAPYVYSYAGAPAKTQSIVHRSMDELYNPNPEGLIGNDDLGQMSAWYVWSALGIYPEIPGRAETLLVTPRFEHTVLTTGAGKKITINAPGTGDYVGSLKVNGGAASKAWLPEALITSGGTLDYTRSATATSWGSAAADAPPSFREQEKPSLSFVDPARAVTPAGSTSQASVGVQDLSGTARTWTYSAGSVDGITLTPASGSIAVPAGGKAHADLTVSVPAGLADGARRIPVTFSSPGVASTQAVLTVLVAQPNSWLATVNNAGISPDSDSSAANFDGGGWSYSADALAAAGATPGGTVTSDGIKFTWPSFPAGDPDNAVANGQTVNVTGTGTRLALLGAGSNGNAQGTLTITYTDGSKSTATIGTSDWTLGGGGAQPSFGNRIVLSTPYRNAAGSDPQQIRTMIFGTAPITLDAGKTVASVTLPSNVSGGVLHVFAIAIG
- a CDS encoding neutral zinc metallopeptidase, which encodes MIRGGRGLVALLAIAAVAVSGCSGKSGGSGPVADTGAGSVAGLPVTHFESGLKSDAPTPSLDVRNADGGEDDKLATAAIDDVQTYWGEMLPSDFGVQFEPVKSLLSYDANTDTEETGCGSVKKLVNAFYCPTDDSVAWDRGVLLPMLRKRFGPMSVVVVLAHEFGHAVQYRLGDKAGITKSTPTVVKEQQADCFAGGYFRWVAENKSKYYQVSTSEGLNQVMASMFLIRDQAGTSAADRGAHGTAFDRTFAFQAGFEKGPKECAAMNTDNVKARLTERPFDKGDKGKGDAKFNDQAVELLKKSLDEAFKGAGVAAPEINDGGSCSTTAPASYCPDDNTVSIDLAKLAELAQPIDREAEMKGEDPGGMGDFAAFSEVASRYALGIQKGVGASIDNPNAGLRTSCLVGAWAAFTNRPGDLRLSAGDLDEAIADLLQPESLVSADVNGKRPDSGFDRVESLRRGYLEGSSVCSKQYG
- a CDS encoding GH92 family glycosyl hydrolase encodes the protein MRSKVLAGALTLAVVATGVSPVVAEAAGGDALDAVNTFIGTQDEGNTFPGASAPFGMTQVSPITSHYAGYRYTDTAIRGFGHFFLSGAGCWEQGGLVSTLPTTGEIGPGKAFDTTKPATFDQTKYAAPFTHDGEVGKPGYYKVHLTGYGGVDVETTAATRAGAERYTFTKPGDNNVFVNVGQANDKEPVTGSSIRVVDDRTVEGTVESQAFCGGKSYTTYFTTKFDKPFKASGTWSPTGGTPGSKESSGGAGLRGAWLTFGGSSQVTATTAISQVDAQGARGNLAAEHIRSFDAAKADAQRTWRRELSSVDIKGGTTDDRTVFYTSLYHTLLQPLTANDADGRYYGFDKKVHRAVGWTYYDFFSLWDTYRTQNQLLALLRPDRAKDIAKSILAIHDQGGWLPRWAYASQETNTMTGDPVTPFLVDLWRFGALSGNEMRAYQALLQNSTRIPPASSSFQGRSGNASYQQDGFVQYDPDFPKKGQDTDPNHGASATLEYALGDCSLSVMAAALGKKSDAAALSEQARTYRTLWDASQTDRGFTGFFRPKVAGGDWFTPATGPYSPQSQDGFHEGTAWQYQWLVQQDVPGLVQRMGGPAATGKRLDDFFAYDELVKDPAAAVRENWVVGPYDYYDQFRYNPNNEPDLHSPWMYALTGQPAKTSGVVRAAHTLFTNAPNGVTGNDDLGTMSAWYVFSALGLYPAVPGTGNFVLNAPRFERSVLHLENGRDVTIKARGADGSKLQYISGLEVGSKRSDKVYVGFEQLKSGTTLDFGLTTDAAKATWGTSPSAAPISPCSD